The following proteins come from a genomic window of Anopheles ziemanni chromosome 3, idAnoZiCoDA_A2_x.2, whole genome shotgun sequence:
- the LOC131288677 gene encoding bleomycin hydrolase isoform X2 has product MLPSPLNEEFFQKCRTDFYDCPKNVLAQNVCTRIDPFDACLSRKSLENTQHVFTYKIENEGKPLTNQKSSGRCWLFAALNCIRIPFIKQYNLDEFEFSQAYLFYWDKIERANYFLNNVVDTAKRGEAVDGRLVSFLLSDPTCDGGQWDMLVNLINKHGLMPKKCFPESYSCEASTRMNSVVKSKLREYAKDLRKLIDDGASDDEVKDRIKKQMNEIYNIVGICLGIPPEKFTWEYYDKSKKYLTIGPIRPIDFYEKYVKPYFNVDDKVCLVTDPRSSNLYGRSYTVDCLGNVVGGRPVLYNNQPVELLLDLVTKALKFGEPVWFGCEVNKRFAGKQGIEDLDIHDFKLVFGVDIQTTMEKADRLLYGESMMTHAMVFTGVSVDPNTQKPTKFRVENSWGEDRGEKGYLIMTAEWFKEFVFEVVVDRSIVSQDVLDVFDLPPIVLPAWDPMGTLAK; this is encoded by the exons CACCTCTGAATGAGGAGTTCTTCCAGAAGTGTCGTACCGATTTCTACGACTGCCCAAAGAATGTGCTCGCGCAGAACGTGTGCACCCGGATAGATCCGTTCGATGCGTGTCTGTCGCGGAAATCGTTGGAAAACACGCAGCATGTTTTCACGTACAAG ATCGAGAACGAAGGCAAGCCGTTGACGAACCAGAAAAGCTCGGGACGCTGCTGGTTGTTCGCAGCACTGAACTGCATTCGCATTCCGTTCATCAAGCAGTACAATCTGGACGAGTTCGAGTTCTCACAGGCGTATCTGTTCTACTGGGATAAGATCGAGCGGGCAAACTACTTCCTGAACAATGTCGTCGATACGGCGAAGCGTGGCGAGGCGGTCGACGGAAGGCTTGTGTCATTCCTGCTGTCCGATCCTACGTGCGACGGTGGCCAGTGGGACATGCTGGTCAATCTGATCAACAAGCACGGTCTAATGCCGAAGAAGTGCTTCCCGGAAAGCTACAGCTGCGAGGCGAGCACGCGAATGAACTCGGTGGTAAAGAGTAAG CTGCGTGAGTATGCTAAAGATCTGCGGAAGCTCATCGATGACGGAGCTTCCGATGACGAAGTGAAGGACCGTATCAAGAAGCAGATGaacgagatctacaacattgtgGGTATCTGCCTCGGTATCCCGCCAGAGAAGTTCACCTGGGAGTACTATGACAAGTCGAAGAAGTACCTAACCATTGGCCCGATCCGGCCAATCGATTTCTACGAGAAGTACGTCAAACCGTATTTCAATGTGGACGATAAGGTGTGTCTAGTGACGGATCCGCGCTCGTCGAACCTGTACGGACGCTCGTACACAGTCGACTGCCTGGGGAACGTGGTTGGCGGAAGGCCGGTTCTGTACAACAATCAGCCTgtggagctgctgctggaccTTGTTACGAAGGCACTTAAGTTCGGCGAACCCGTCTGGTTTGGGTGTGAGGTGAATAAGCGCTTCGCTGGCAAGCAGGGTATCGAGGATTTGGATAT CCATGATTTTAAACTAGTATTCGGTGTAGACATCCAGACCACGATGGAAAAGGCCGATCGATTGCTGTATGGCGAGTCTATGATGACGCACGCCATGGTATTTACCGGTGTTTCTGTTGAT cCGAATACCCAAAAACCGACCAAGTTTCGCGTGGAGAACTCCTGGGGAGAGGATCGTGGTGAGAAGGGTTACCTCATAATGACGGCCGAATGGTTCAAGGAGTTCGTGTTCGAGGTGGTTGTCGATCGCAGCATAGTCAGCCAGGACGTGCTGGATGTATTTGATCTCCCGCCCATCGTGCTGCCCGCCTGGGATCCCATGGGTACGCTGGCAAAGTAG
- the LOC131288679 gene encoding uncharacterized protein F58A4.6, whose amino-acid sequence MVYFFVIDYLESVESCKIQKNGTRIRNIHIDAGNPNGKHSLVVTYPVELIDFLLNLRYYPRFRLQVANAISNYGTGNFPVFIKLIPPAKDFLDYHWGERAIRMLWELRELTELMAWLSTLGGAFSALGDYQHACADTAGKISIHQMKLAFRLGDPSLVARCQLYLAISLTQKTEFAAAKRIIQRVYRSETKQTDPDTRLLKMCQGIWAKLRYEYELHQRQQARKKT is encoded by the exons atggtGTATTTTTTCGTAATTGATTACTTGGAATCCGTGGAATCTTGTAAGATACAGAAAAATGGTACACGGATACGAAACATTCACATAGATGCCGGCAATCCAAATGGCAAACATTCCCTTGTCGTCACATATCCGGTGGAGCTAATCGATTTTCTGCTCAATTTACGCTACTATCCACGGTTTAGGCTTCAAGTTGCGAATGCAATTTCAAATTACGGAACGGGCAATTTCCCAGTTTTCATAAAACTCATCCCGCCTGCCAAAGACTTTCTAGATTACCACTG GGGTGAACGTGCCATACGTATGTTGTGGGAGCTCCGTGAGCTTACTGAGCTGATGGCCTGGCTGTCGACACTTGGAGGAGCCTTTTCAGCGCTTGGCGACTACCAGCATGCATGCGCCGACACCGCCGGCAAAATATCCATCCATCAGATGAAGCTTGCCTTCCGGCTGGGGGACCCTTCGCTCGTGGCACGCTGCCAGCTGTATCTTGCCATTTCGCTAACGCAAAAAACCGAGTTTGCTGCCGCCAAGCGAATCATCCAGAGGGTATACCGTAGTGAAACGAAGCAAACCGATCCAGACACTCGCCTCCTAAAGATGTGTCAGGGAATCTGGGCGAAGCTTCGGTACGAGTATGAACTTCATCAAAGACAGCAAGCGCGCAAGAAGACTTAA
- the LOC131287632 gene encoding fatty acyl-CoA reductase 1-like, whose product MSNISEFYRDKVVFVTGGTGFIGKIVVEKLLRSCGVKEVILMVREKKNTQPEQRIKTLCSSPVFDRLAKKNPNYQDQIKVIEGDLEKPNFDLCPESMEYLREHTNVILHIAATVKFDEEMIKAITINIGGTRTALEIGRQAKNLQSFVYVSTAYSNSYDEYIQERVYPVDCNPEKILANLDDEKLIQDVIKYSQKWPNTYTFTKALAETLTLEYRQHFPIAILRPSCVMSSLNEPMPGWCDSIFGTNGTFIGWYYGLIRTSHIDPDVTIDTVPVDYVSNAIIAVGWKTYIQRVQEPEVVVYNCVSSTDNPLTFDERRRECEKACKKHPLLTGIYKPITFTSSNEFLFRLYSILLHYVPAYIMDTAMRLRGEKPRLVDAYVKIDKVVATVKKFSNTTYFFDNQNMKDLYLLMCPVDLQLYPCDNRNYTWRLFFEVAVPGLKKYFFKEDLNNVRQARLAMRKKELIVNTVLFAFVGLILLQLYYLLF is encoded by the exons ATGTCGAACATAAGTGAGTTCTATCGCGACAAGGTGGTGTTCGTGACCGGTGGTACCGGGTTCATCGGGAAGattgtggtggaaaaactgcTGCG TTCATGCGGCGTTAAGGAAGTGATTCTTATGGTGCGCGAGAAAAAGAACACGCAGCCGGAGCAGCGCATCAAAACGCTTTGCTCTTCACCG GTTTTTGACCGACTGGCGAAAAAGAATCCCAACTACCAGGACCAGATCAAGGTGATTGAGGGTGATCTGGAGAAGCCCAACTTTGACCTCTGCCCGGAGAGCATGGAATATCTGAGGGAGCACACCAATGTCATCCTGCACATTGCGGCCACCGTGAAGTTCGACGAGGAGATGATCAAGGCAATCACTATCAACATCGGCGGTACACGGACCGCTTTGGAAATCGGACGTCAGGCCAAGAATCTACAG AGTTTCGTGTACGTTTCAACGGCATACTCGAACAGCTACGACGAATACATTCAGGAGCGCGTCTACCCGGTCGACTGCAACCCGGAGAAGATCCTGGCCAATCTCGATGACGAGAAGCTGATACAGGACGTTATCAAGTACTCCCAAAAGTGGCCAAACACGTACACCTTCACAAAGGCGCTCGCCGAAACACTGACGCTCGAGTACCGGCAGCACTTCCCGATCGCGATCCTACGTCCGTCCTGCGTGATGTCCAGCCTGAACGAACCGATGCCGGGATGGTGTGACTCGATCTTTGGTACGAACGGAACGTTCATCGGTTGGTACTACGGGCTTATTCGCACCAGTCACATCGACCCGGATGTGACAATTGACACGGTACCGGTGGACTACGTGTCCAATGCAATCATCGCCGTCGGCTGGAAAACGTACATCCAGAG AGTCCAAGAACCAGAGGTAGTGGTATACAATTGCGTTAGCTCCACCGACAATCCATTGACTTTTG ATGAAAGAAGGCGCGAATGCGAGAAAGCCTGCAAGAAGCACCCCCTGCTGACGGGCATCTACAAACCGATTACCTTCACGTCCAGCAACGAGTTCTTGTTCCGGCTGTACTCCATTCTGCTTCACTATGTGCCCGCCTACATCATGGACACGGCCATGAGGCTTCGGGGTGAGAAGCCGCGCCTAGTCGATGCCTACGTCAAGATCGACAAGGTGGTGGCGACGGTCAAAAAGTTCTCCAACACAACATACTTCTTCGACAATCAGAATATGAAGGATTTGTATCTACT AATGTGCCCCGTTGACCTCCAGCTGTATCCGTGCGACAACCGAAACTACACCTGGCGGCTGTTCTTCGAGGTGGCGGTGCCCGGGTTGAAGAAATACTTCTTCAAGGAGGACCTCAACAACGTCCGGCAGGCCCGGCTGGCGATGCGAAAGAAGGAGCTGATCGTGAACACGGTGCTGTTCGCGTTTGTTGGCCTTATACTGCTGCAGCTGTACTATCTGCTCTTCTAG